The Triticum urartu cultivar G1812 chromosome 5, Tu2.1, whole genome shotgun sequence genome contains the following window.
ATGGAAATTTTGCAGCTCTTAACACTGCTATAGTTGGGCGTTAGCCATTAGAGATTTTAGGCCAATTAGTCTGATTCACTCCATTGCCAAGCTGTTCTCCAAGGTCCTCTCGATGAAGCTGGTCACGATGATACACACCTTAATATCACCAGCGCAATCGGATTTTCGATGGACAATGCATTCACAATAGCTTCCCTTACGTCCAAAACTGCGTCAAAGCACTCCATAGAAGCAAAACTCCGACTCTACTTCTGAAACCTGACATTGCCAAAGCTTTCGACAATGTGTCCTGGGAGTACATACTATAACTCTTGCAATAGTTGGGTTAGAGACTGGATAGCTCTGTTACTCTCCACTTCCTCCTCGTCTTTCCTTCTAAATGGCAGCCCACGTCAAAAAATTCATCACCGTCGAGGCCTCTAGTAGGGTGAtccctgatacatctccaacgtatttaCAATTTATGAAGTATTTATGCCattttacaacaattttatatggttttgatatgatttgaatgtaactaacccgaagacgctgttttcagcagaactaccgtggtgttgtttttgtacAGAAACTgaatgggctgaaaatttacTGTGATTTTTTGATGGCCAGAAAAAGAGCCCCAAAGCTTCCAGGAAGGGCCATAAGAGCCACAAGGGCACGACAAGCCTGGGGGGCGCACCCCATAGGGTGCATCCCCTGAGCTTGTCGCTTCCTTGTGGACCCCCAGacgtgaaaccaacgccaaaaattCTTATAAATACCAAATACACCAAAAAGGAACCTAGAACTTCCACGTCGTTGCCGCAAGCCTCTATACCGAAGGGATCTCATATAAGGCCTTCTCTGGCAAATTAGTTAAAGATGCAAATATAATGTAATGAGTTATGGTTGGGTATATTTACAAGTTATATTGTTATtgatcctccaacatgtggtgcttgtTTAGAATCTTTTGCTCGCCAAAATTtatgtactaagcgggaatactacttgtgcatccaaaatccttgaGCCATGTTTCTTCCATGAGTGTCCATCATATCTACCTACATGCGGTATTACCTtatcgttccaagtaaatttgcatgtgccatctctaaaaTCTTCAAATAATCATTtgttttgtgtgctcgtaccacTCATAGAGCGACGAGGCTGTCAATATCATCCATGCTAAGTGGGTTATTCTCATAATgggtgtttattcacttgtcctTGCATGAGGAAGGCTGGTAATTTGGATGGCCAATCCCTTaaataagaaaataaagaaagataTAATAACATAAACTCCCACTGGGAACTTGATTGCCTGGAGGTCACACGTAAATTCGTCTAGCCATGACTTGTGTTTGTATGGATGAGGGGGAGCAAGCTTTTCATTTCCGGATGGGAACCATcaataatgtgtttagcatggaagatattgaaaTGCTTAGTCGTGACGTTAACAGGAAAAGCACACCATTCAAAATGTATTCATCACTATTTTAAGCAACGAGCTTTCGCACCTCttcaaatccatgcttccctatGCGAACGGCTtatctttttctttttctattaattttattttgttgagtcaATTTATTATTTCAACCTATTCTttagttggcaagcatcatgtggtggggaaaaATATAGACATATATATccattcaaatatatttgatcatgaattattattgttgacaattatctctatgataaataagttgggaggcgaaacattAAGCCATATCTTTCTCCGTGTTTGATGCATACTATTTGTTCTAAAAATATGATTTGAGTACtagcactacaagaaatatgtcaacttgcgaCCATCATTATTGGTCgctgaaaggtcattgtttttcatttgcgacctttttgtgaccgaAAATAGATGGTCAAAAGCTGGTGGTCGTAAagtgaaattaacgaccttctttGTGATATGTAAAAGGTCGTTGGTTCCATGACCAAATTTTTGGTCACTATCAGCCTACTCGGGCCACGTAGGATCCAGTGTGGCAATCCGACGTGGATaagaatcagcccggtccaattgggtgtctatatgggccgagcccattaattcaggcTTTTTAATATATATTTTTTCTGTTGATTTTCGctagctacatgggcctggcccaacaatttGGCATTTTATATTCTAGAATGCAGCCTTTTATAGTCTACTGATTTTCTTTTTTTCAGCCATTTTATTTTGCAGCAGGTCTCACTTGTCATGCTTAGCTCAAAATTGGTCCCACACATTAGAAATTTCGAAATTTGTCAAACAACCATTATAACTTGAACCCACTTGTCAGGTTTCCATTTCACAAGTATTCAAATCACATACACAATCATTTTTCAAACAGACCAGAGAGCAAATGAAATTGATCCAAAACAATACTACATTAATCTATTACAATCGTTGCAGTATATTACAACCAAGATATGCCTACTACTGCCTACAATCACAACACATAATATGCTACTCTTTGCTGATATGCTTCACAGCTTCGGACATGGATTCGCACTTCACCTGTGCAAAAAATAAGAATGAACATATAAGAATAAGAGTAGGTACAGAACATCAAACAGTAGCCAATGAGGGATCCAATAACCTATAATCAAGAATTGACAGCAAATGCCATGTACATAAATAGTATGACTAACACTAACCAGTATGCGTTCATGGAGTGACTAAAATGTTCTCACTAGCTAGGATTTTTTGGTATATAATATACTGACATGTGCAACTCTCTAAATTGATCATAGAATGAAAAGAAATGTAAGAACGAGTTTCAGAATCCAGACATGTCAAATTTTGAGCACCAGTAGAATAGATCTAACAAACCAGACCATGATCATCATGCATCAGGATTTATGGTTCTAGTAAAACAGTAAAGAGATGGACATACACGCATCAAGCATACCAGCTATTACATTAAGAGGTCCAAATGCTCCATGAACTGCACTTCGGCAATCGTGCACTAGCTAGGGATTGAGGAGGATGCGCATGTTGTATCCATTGTACATGGGTCATGTTTAGCTACACAATTAGCTAATATGTCAACATTTAGTTACCATGAACATAAAAACAACAAACTCGGATAAGCATTAGCAGTGTAGTACATAATGTATCACTATAGCTTTGGGAAATAGTTAAGTCTTGTGGGTGTCTAGTTTACTTGCATATGGCCAACACTAACCAGTATGAGTTCGTTCAATAACTAAAAACTACTCAGTAGCTGACAATGTATAGTTTACACATATAAATCGAAGATTCAGCAAAGGCATGTTGATAAAACAGTGAAAACAATGGTATCTGGTATACTGACATGCATGATCACTTAATATTTAATCATCATCACAGCAACCTATAACCAGCTATGCTCATTGTTACAAATCTATGCATAGTTCAAAAAAAATGACCTGATCTACTTCAAATCTATGCAGACTTCAAATCTACTTCAAGTTTTGACACACAACATAGAAGTAATTCACCATAGAGAGCATATAAATGGGCATGGGGATCTAAGACTCAATGATGACAGCAAACTAAAATCTCGGCCCAGTTTTTAATGCCGGAGCCAATCGGACAGGCAAAAATTGTGGCGAGTAGGCTGAGATCGCCCCTAGAAAATTCATTTTTTTGTAGGTTTCCAGAATCCAGGAAGAACCCATCAATTCTACGCCGAAGCAGGAGATGTGCAGGCAGATCAAATAGTAGATTTGAGCAACAGTACATATTTCCCTAAACCTAAAATTTCCATAGTGCGTAAATCATGCCACTAGTCAGAGCACAACGGGGTTGTTTGGTTCGTGCCCCAACTTGCCCAAACACAATCAACACCACAATCACAAGTCCAACGCCACCAGAGGCGCCACAGAGGGATAAAGCTCACCTAGGCAGTTTGTAGCCGAGGCAGAAGCACAGCCGGCCGCAGCTGCAGCAGAGTTGAAAGGGATGGCAGCGTGCTTCTTGAGGAACTTGTACATCTCCACCACCGTCCGGTCCCCCACAAAAGTTATCTGCAAAGAGTTTATTCAGccaaaagaaagaaaacaaattGAATTAGTAAATGCCAATGCAACATTAACAGTAAAAATTCTCAGGTTGCACAATTGACTAATGCCCCATGATGCCCATTCCAGCTCAACCCATGAGGCCATGAGCTTAGCTAGTTGTCTACTGAATTTACTACCATGAATAACCAACTGCAGAACACCTACTGCTGGATTAAAATTACTTTCAGATTGTGCAGAACACGCTATGCACACTAACAAACTGCAAACAAAACATTGTCATGCATTTACTGGACTATGATCAGGTGCAAGTTGATGAGAATCATCATGCTGAAACTGATACAACCACATCATATCCTTCTAGCGTTGCCCCTGCTAATAAAGAGGCTGTTATTATTCTAGGGCCGCTGTATTCATCTCTAGGGCACAACAAAAGCAAGCCAAAGAGGTAAACTTCAGTCCCATTACAGAATGCAAATTCCATACTACAAACAGTACAGTGATTATCATAGCATAAACTCTATTGTCTGAACAAACATTTTAACTCCCACTGTGCTAGAGATAAGATGACATTTTGGATCAATCAGAAAAAGGTAATGCATTCatcaataaaaaatggcagcaaaagcAAGCCTAAGAACCAAACTTCACACTGAGTTTCCAATCCAAAACCTTACACTACAGACTGGACTATTACATTGACCATCCGACCATTCAGAGCCAGAAGAAAGCAACATGGCTGAGACCTTGTCCTCCCACCAGTAGATGAACGTGAGGTTGGCCCCCTGCTTGTCCATCTTGTAGAGCAAGTACCAGCGCTCGGCCACCTTCGATCTGAGCGCTCCAACCCCGGTTGCCAGCACGACACCTGCAGGCAAGGCAGTAAGCTATGGATCACAACAATATGCATCGGATGGCAACAATAACATCAACAAGTACAAATAGCAACATCTCAATCACTCTATAATCAATCAGTAAGCACAAATAGCAGCAGCAAGAATTCTCTCAATCACAGACTACACTAATCAGCACCCCTCTCTCTCAATCTATCTCCAGCAGATGAAATAGCAATCTCTCACTCATCCCAGCCCAAGCCTCTCCCACCTCTCTCTCAACCTCATATCACCCGAACTCGTGAAGCATCTCTCACCCGAACTCGTATATGGGACAGATATAATTTAGGAGAGCCACGACTCTGTCAAATTTCAATCTTATACTGCATTCGATCTAAACTAGAGACAAAAACCAACAAGTTCGATTGACCCGCCAGGATCTACTACCCAAAATTCTGGTCCCGCACAGACCATCACCAAACAGTTCCGATCAATCGAACTCCGAGCGTAACAATAAACAGATGACGCGCGAGCGCGAGAGGGGATCGGTCATTGGCGCATACCCTGGAGGACGTAGGCAGAGCAGAGGAGGGAGCAGCAGctaggaggaggaggcagagcaGAGGAGGGAGCAGCAACTAGGAGGAGGACGCAGAGAAGAGGAGGGAGCAACAGCAGCACCGGAGCAACCTGCACacaaaacaaacaaacaaacacagGAATCAGAAGTGAGGAGAAGAAGAAACAGACAAGAGAACGGATTCATGCCTTACGCACCCACCATGGTCAGAGTTCCGCGATCGCTGTGGTCGGGCTTGCCGGAGATGGCCGGCTGTCGGCTCGCGTTCGCCATGGACGTCTCCGCCACCGCACCGTCGTCTCCCCGTCCCCATCCATCCATTGGTGGGTGGGTGaagggctagggtttcgggcctCATCCGCCCATGGGTCGGACAGACctgagggagggagggaggtcGCGGTGGTGATGGGGTTGGGGGAGACGGTCGCCGGTGGGGGTGGGGTTGGGTGTCGGCGGTGGGACTGGAGATGAATCGGGGGTGGGAGAGAGGAGCTTGAGTGGATCTGCAGCCATGGAGGAAAGGGGAGATGTGGGTGGCAGGGGCGAGGGGAGAGGTGTGCGGCGAAAGAAAGGGGAGGACGGAGCGGCgggggaaggaaggggaggacGGGGTAGCGGTGGAAGGAAGGGGAGGACGGGACGTCGGGGGAGGGATCTGTATCGGGGAGTGGAGCGGAGGCGGGGAGGGGTCTGAGT
Protein-coding sequences here:
- the LOC125509892 gene encoding uncharacterized protein LOC125509892 isoform X1, encoding MDGWGRGDDGAVAETSMANASRQPAISGKPDHSDRGTLTMVAPVLLLLPPLLCVLLLVAAPSSALPPPPSCCSLLCSAYVLQGVVLATGVGALRSKVAERWYLLYKMDKQGANLTFIYWWEDKITFVGDRTVVEMYKFLKKHAAIPFNSAAAAAGCASASATNCLGEVRIHVRSCEAYQQRVAYYVL
- the LOC125509892 gene encoding uncharacterized protein LOC125509892 isoform X3; this translates as MDGWGRGDDGAVAETSMANASRQPAISGKPDHSDRGTLTMVAPVLLLLPPLLCVLLLVAAPSSALPPPPSCCSLLCSAYVLQGVVLATGVGALRSKVAERWYLLYKMDKQGANLTFIYWWEDKVSAMLLSSGSEWSDGQYNFCGGPDGGGDVQVPQEARCHPFQLCCSCGRLCFCLGYKLPR
- the LOC125509892 gene encoding uncharacterized protein LOC125509892 isoform X2, translating into MDGWGRGDDGAVAETSMANASRQPAISGKPDHSDRGTLTMVAPVLLLLPPLLCVLLLVAAPSSALPPPPSCCSLLCSAYVLQGVVLATGVGALRSKVAERWYLLYKMDKQGANLTFIYWWEDKITFVGDRTVVEMYKFLKKHAAIPFNSAAAAAGCASASATNCLAKHDPCTMDTTCASSSIPS
- the LOC125509892 gene encoding uncharacterized protein LOC125509892 isoform X4, whose product is MDGWGRGDDGAVAETSMANASRQPAISGKPDHSDRGTLTMVAPVLLLLPPLLCVLLLVAAPSSALPPPPSCCSLLCSAYVLQGVVLATGVGALRSKVAERWYLLYKMDKQGANLTFIYWWEDKVSAMLLSSGSEWSDGQYNFCGGPDGGGDVQVPQEARCHPFQLCCSCGRLCFCLGYKLPR